The Cupriavidus nantongensis genome has a segment encoding these proteins:
- a CDS encoding nitrate reductase, which produces MNLSDIPVVSATLTTTTATTCPYCGVGCGVRASVRADGQVEIAGDAQHPSNQGRLCVKGSALGETVDLDGRLLHPKLRDADGRLQQVSWDRALDTVAQGFTDIIRRHGPDSVALYVSGQLLTEDYYVANKLMKGFIGSANIDTNSRLCMSSAVAGHKRAFGEDLVPGNYEDLELADLVVLVGSNTAWCHPILFQRLSRAKEARPEMKIVAIDPRRTATCELADLHLAVRPGTDVWLFNGLLSYLAREGHANTAFVGASTAGLDEALQAADAACADPAAVARACKLNLQDVLDFYALFAQTEKTVTAFSQGVNQSSAGTDKVNSIINCHLLTGRIGQPGMGPFSLTGQPNAMGGREVGGLANMLAAHMELANPLHREVVQDFWQSPAIAERPGLKAVELFEAIEAGRVKAVWVIATNPVVSLPDADQVRRALARCELVVSSDIIERTDTNAAAHVLLPALGWGEKDGTVTNSERRISRQRAFLPAPGEARADWDILCEVARRMGFGGFDYAGPHQIFDEHARLSAWRNHEAPRAFDIGGLAGLDPVRYDALEPVQWPVPAQGAQDARRLFGDGRYAHADGRARFVATPPRAPAHAPDDDFPLILNTGRVRDQWHTMTRTGKSAKLADHLPEPFVDMHPQDALLCGVGEGKLARVSTRWGAMVARVRHGGGIPRGSVFVPIHWNGQFSSDARVGALVNPVVDPVSGEPEFKHTPVRVEPFGVHWHGFMLSRRALPAEALTYWTRVQGRQFQRYEFAGRDTVADRTAWARALLGVTDPDADWLEYEDRAAGVYHAGHLVDDRLEACVYVSTRPELPSRAWLAGLFGRERLEDADRIGLLLGQPMEKGADTGPTVCSCFGVGRNTICDAVRKHDLKTPAEITACVKAGGNCGSCVPELKKLLVEVRVAEAA; this is translated from the coding sequence GTGAACCTGTCCGACATCCCGGTTGTATCGGCAACCCTGACCACTACCACCGCCACCACGTGCCCGTACTGCGGCGTCGGCTGCGGCGTGCGTGCCTCGGTGCGCGCCGACGGCCAGGTCGAGATCGCGGGCGACGCGCAGCATCCGTCCAACCAGGGCCGGCTCTGCGTCAAGGGTTCGGCGCTGGGCGAAACCGTCGACCTGGACGGCCGCCTGCTCCATCCCAAGCTGCGCGATGCCGACGGGCGCTTGCAGCAGGTGTCATGGGACCGTGCGCTCGACACCGTGGCGCAGGGCTTCACCGACATCATCCGCCGCCATGGTCCGGATTCGGTCGCGCTCTACGTCTCGGGCCAGTTGCTGACCGAGGACTACTACGTCGCCAACAAGCTGATGAAGGGCTTTATCGGCAGCGCCAATATCGACACCAACTCGCGCCTGTGCATGTCGTCGGCGGTCGCCGGCCACAAGCGCGCCTTCGGCGAAGACCTGGTGCCGGGCAACTACGAAGACCTGGAACTGGCGGATCTGGTGGTGCTGGTGGGCTCCAACACCGCGTGGTGCCACCCGATCCTGTTCCAGCGCCTGTCCCGCGCCAAGGAAGCGCGCCCCGAGATGAAGATCGTGGCGATCGACCCGCGCCGCACCGCCACCTGCGAACTGGCCGACCTGCACCTGGCGGTCCGCCCGGGCACCGACGTGTGGCTGTTCAACGGGCTGTTGAGCTACCTGGCGCGTGAAGGCCACGCCAACACCGCCTTCGTCGGCGCCAGCACCGCGGGACTGGATGAGGCCCTGCAGGCCGCTGACGCAGCCTGCGCCGATCCGGCTGCCGTGGCCCGCGCCTGCAAGCTGAACCTGCAGGACGTGCTGGACTTCTACGCATTGTTCGCGCAGACCGAAAAGACCGTGACGGCCTTCTCGCAGGGCGTCAACCAGTCGTCGGCCGGCACCGACAAGGTCAACAGCATCATCAATTGCCACCTGCTCACCGGCCGGATCGGCCAGCCGGGCATGGGCCCGTTCTCACTGACCGGCCAGCCCAACGCGATGGGCGGGCGCGAGGTCGGCGGCCTGGCCAACATGCTGGCCGCGCATATGGAACTGGCCAACCCGCTGCATCGCGAAGTCGTGCAGGACTTCTGGCAATCGCCCGCGATCGCCGAGCGCCCTGGCCTCAAGGCAGTGGAGTTGTTCGAGGCCATCGAGGCCGGCCGCGTCAAGGCGGTCTGGGTGATCGCCACCAACCCGGTGGTGAGCCTGCCCGACGCCGACCAGGTGCGCCGCGCGCTGGCAAGGTGCGAACTGGTGGTCAGCAGCGACATCATCGAACGCACCGACACCAACGCCGCCGCGCATGTGCTGCTGCCCGCGCTGGGCTGGGGCGAGAAGGACGGCACCGTCACCAACTCGGAGCGACGCATTTCGCGCCAGCGCGCCTTTTTGCCGGCGCCGGGCGAAGCGCGCGCCGACTGGGACATCCTGTGCGAAGTGGCACGCCGCATGGGCTTCGGCGGCTTCGACTATGCCGGGCCGCACCAGATCTTCGACGAACACGCGCGCCTGAGTGCATGGCGCAACCATGAAGCGCCGCGCGCGTTCGATATCGGCGGACTGGCCGGCCTGGACCCGGTGCGCTATGACGCGCTGGAACCGGTGCAGTGGCCCGTGCCCGCGCAAGGCGCGCAGGATGCGCGGCGCTTGTTCGGCGATGGCCGCTACGCCCACGCCGACGGCCGCGCCCGCTTTGTCGCCACGCCGCCGCGCGCGCCGGCCCATGCGCCCGACGACGACTTCCCGCTCATCCTGAACACCGGCCGCGTGCGCGACCAGTGGCACACCATGACGCGCACCGGCAAGTCGGCCAAGCTGGCTGACCACCTGCCCGAGCCCTTTGTCGATATGCACCCGCAGGACGCGCTGCTGTGCGGCGTGGGCGAAGGCAAGCTGGCGCGCGTCAGCACCCGCTGGGGCGCGATGGTCGCACGCGTGCGGCATGGTGGCGGCATTCCGCGCGGCAGCGTGTTCGTGCCGATCCACTGGAACGGGCAATTCAGCTCCGACGCGCGCGTCGGCGCGCTGGTCAATCCGGTGGTCGATCCCGTTTCCGGCGAGCCCGAGTTCAAGCACACACCGGTGCGGGTCGAGCCGTTCGGCGTGCACTGGCATGGCTTCATGCTGAGCCGCCGCGCGTTGCCGGCCGAAGCGCTGACCTACTGGACGCGCGTGCAGGGCCGCCAGTTCCAGCGCTATGAATTCGCCGGCCGCGACACCGTCGCCGATCGCACCGCCTGGGCCCGCGCGCTGCTCGGCGTGACCGATCCGGACGCCGACTGGCTGGAATACGAGGACCGCGCCGCAGGCGTGTACCACGCGGGCCACCTCGTCGACGACCGGCTCGAGGCCTGCGTCTATGTGTCGACGCGTCCCGAGCTGCCGTCGCGCGCCTGGCTCGCCGGCCTGTTCGGACGCGAGCGCTTGGAAGACGCCGACCGCATTGGGCTGCTACTCGGACAGCCGATGGAAAAAGGCGCCGACACCGGCCCGACGGTGTGCTCGTGCTTCGGCGTCGGGCGCAACACCATCTGCGATGCCGTGCGCAAGCACGACCTGAAGACGCCCGCGGAGATCACCGCCTGCGTCAAGGCCGGCGGCAACTGCGGCTCGTGCGTGCCGGAGCTGAAAAAGCTGCTGGTGGAGGTGCGCGTCGCCGAGGCGGCCTGA
- a CDS encoding NAD(P)/FAD-dependent oxidoreductase produces the protein MTPSANPQARPRLVVVGNGMAGMRTVEELLRLAPDLYDITVFGAEPHGNYNRILLSPVLAGEKTVADIMLNTREWYEENGIELLAGDPVVSIDRPRRVVRSAAGREVRYDRLLLATGSKPFIIPVPGHQLDGVIAFRDIQDVETMLDAARNHRHAVVIGGGLLGLEAANGLLRQGMDVTVVHLADCLMERQLDKPAATLLKGALERKGLRFLLSAQTAEILGSERVTGVRFKDGSEIPADLVVMTAGVRPNIELAAGAGLHCERAIVVDDTLQTYDPRIYAVGECVQHRQATFGLVAPIWDQARVCAAHLAGAGHRRYVQQATATKLKVTGVDLYSAGDFIGGEGSEDLVLRDARRGVYKRLVLQDGRLVGAVLYGDVQDGAWYFELIQQRTPVAALRQRLLFGKAQCEALAA, from the coding sequence ATGACGCCTTCCGCCAACCCCCAAGCCCGGCCGCGCCTGGTCGTCGTCGGCAACGGCATGGCCGGCATGCGCACCGTCGAGGAACTGCTGCGCCTGGCGCCGGACCTGTACGACATCACGGTGTTCGGCGCCGAGCCGCACGGCAACTACAACCGCATCCTGCTGTCGCCCGTGCTGGCCGGCGAGAAGACGGTGGCGGACATCATGCTGAACACGCGCGAGTGGTACGAAGAGAACGGCATCGAGCTGCTCGCCGGCGATCCCGTGGTATCGATCGACCGGCCGCGACGCGTGGTGCGTTCCGCCGCGGGGCGCGAGGTGCGCTACGACCGCCTGCTGCTGGCCACCGGCTCGAAGCCGTTCATCATTCCGGTGCCGGGCCACCAGCTCGACGGCGTGATCGCGTTCCGCGACATCCAGGACGTCGAGACCATGCTGGACGCCGCGCGCAACCATCGCCACGCGGTGGTGATCGGCGGCGGCCTGCTCGGGCTGGAGGCGGCCAACGGCCTGCTGCGCCAGGGCATGGACGTGACCGTGGTGCACCTGGCCGACTGCCTGATGGAGCGCCAGCTCGACAAGCCCGCCGCCACGCTGCTGAAGGGCGCGCTGGAACGCAAGGGCCTGCGCTTCCTGCTGAGCGCGCAGACCGCCGAGATTCTCGGCAGCGAACGCGTCACCGGCGTGCGCTTCAAGGACGGCAGCGAGATCCCCGCCGACCTGGTGGTGATGACCGCCGGCGTGCGCCCCAATATCGAACTGGCCGCCGGCGCCGGCCTGCACTGCGAACGCGCCATCGTCGTCGACGACACGCTGCAGACCTACGATCCGCGCATCTACGCCGTGGGCGAGTGCGTGCAGCATCGCCAGGCCACCTTTGGGCTGGTCGCGCCGATCTGGGACCAGGCGCGCGTCTGTGCCGCGCACCTGGCCGGTGCCGGCCATCGCCGCTACGTGCAGCAGGCGACCGCGACCAAGCTGAAAGTGACCGGCGTCGACCTGTACTCAGCCGGCGACTTCATCGGCGGCGAAGGCAGCGAAGACCTGGTGCTGCGCGACGCGCGCCGCGGCGTCTACAAGCGCCTGGTGCTGCAGGACGGGCGCCTGGTTGGCGCGGTGCTGTACGGCGACGTGCAGGACGGCGCCTGGTATTTCGAGCTGATCCAGCAACGCACGCCAGTGGCGGCGCTGCGCCAGCGCCTGCTGTTCGGCAAGGCGCAGTGCGAAGCGCTGGCTGCCTAG
- the nirD gene encoding nitrite reductase small subunit NirD — protein MSHPHHPETWTAVCTVRDIVPNTGVCALVADRQVAVFRIGRGDEVYAIDNFDPNAQAAVLSRGLVGNLGERLVVASPIYKHHFDLRTGECLEAPEQSVNAYAARVYDGKVWIAAGVEVREAEEELAA, from the coding sequence ATGAGCCATCCCCACCATCCCGAAACCTGGACCGCCGTCTGCACCGTACGCGATATCGTGCCCAATACTGGTGTGTGCGCGCTGGTCGCCGACCGGCAGGTCGCGGTCTTCCGCATCGGCCGCGGCGACGAGGTCTACGCCATCGACAACTTCGATCCCAACGCGCAGGCCGCGGTGCTGTCGCGCGGGCTGGTCGGCAACCTGGGCGAACGGCTGGTGGTGGCCTCGCCGATCTACAAGCACCACTTCGACCTGCGCACCGGCGAATGCCTGGAGGCGCCCGAGCAGTCGGTCAACGCCTACGCCGCGCGCGTCTATGACGGCAAGGTGTGGATCGCCGCCGGCGTGGAAGTACGCGAGGCCGAGGAAGAACTCGCCGCCTGA
- the nirB gene encoding nitrite reductase large subunit NirB, which translates to MKLIIVGHGMVGHKFLESLAEAGAENLEVTVLCEEPRPAYDRVHLSEFFAGKSAEDLSLVPAGFFEQHDNMLLRLNARAVEIDRAARTVKVSTGETLSYDKLVLATGSYPFVPPVPGKERKDCFVYRTIEDLEAMQECGARSKSGVVVGGGLLGLECAKALRDMGLDTHVVEFAPRLMAVQVDEGGGRMLRQKIAGLGVTAHTGKNTVEIVDGEDGTHRMVFADGTHLDTDMIVFSAGIRPRDELARACGLEVGARGGIAVDNHCRTSDPDIYAIGECALWDGKIYGLVAPGYDMARVAARHLRGEAAEFGGADMSTKLKLMGVDVASIGDPHGTVPGARIYQFSDDRKEVYKKLVVSDCGKYLLGGVLIGDASEYGTLLQMMLNKIELPESPEFLILPDSSGKAKPALGADALPDTAQICSCNNVSKGEICAAVCDGSTSIGALKSCTKAGTACGGCVPLVTQIMKAEMKKQGMAVNNHLCEHFPFSRQELYHLVRVGKFKTFDALLEAHGSGMGCDICKPTVGSILASCWNEFVLKEEHASLQDSNDYYLANIQKDGTYSVVPRMPGGEVTPEGLIAVGQVAKKYGLYTKITGGQRVDLFGARAEELPYIWEELIAAGFESGHAYGKALRTVKSCVGSTWCRYGVGDSVGLAIELENRYKGLRAPHKIKFGVSGCTRECAEAQGKDVGVIATDKGWNLYVCGNGGMKPRHAELLASDLDHDTLVRYIDRFLMFYVRTADRLQRTSVWRDNLEGGLDYLKAVVLDDKLGIAAELEAEMQHVVDTYEDEWKKAVTDPETRKRFRHFVNSDRRDDNLVFIEERGQIRPATPEERNLQRSRLSHIPVVSMPAKAA; encoded by the coding sequence ATGAAACTGATCATCGTCGGCCACGGCATGGTAGGTCACAAGTTCCTGGAATCGCTGGCGGAAGCCGGTGCGGAAAACCTGGAAGTGACCGTGCTGTGCGAAGAACCGCGTCCCGCCTACGATCGCGTGCACCTGTCCGAGTTCTTCGCCGGCAAGTCCGCCGAAGACCTGTCGCTGGTGCCCGCAGGCTTCTTCGAGCAGCACGACAACATGCTGCTGCGCCTGAACGCGCGCGCCGTCGAGATCGACCGCGCCGCGCGCACGGTCAAGGTCTCGACCGGCGAGACCCTGTCCTACGACAAGCTGGTCCTCGCCACCGGCTCCTATCCGTTCGTGCCGCCGGTGCCTGGCAAGGAGCGCAAAGACTGCTTCGTCTATCGCACCATCGAAGACCTCGAGGCGATGCAGGAATGCGGTGCGCGCTCGAAGAGCGGCGTGGTGGTCGGCGGCGGGTTGCTCGGCCTGGAATGCGCCAAGGCGCTGCGCGACATGGGCCTCGACACGCACGTGGTCGAGTTCGCGCCGCGGCTGATGGCGGTGCAGGTCGACGAAGGCGGTGGCCGCATGCTGCGCCAGAAGATCGCCGGCCTGGGCGTGACCGCGCACACCGGCAAGAACACGGTCGAGATCGTCGACGGCGAGGACGGCACCCATCGCATGGTGTTCGCCGACGGCACCCATCTGGACACCGACATGATCGTGTTCTCCGCCGGCATCCGCCCGCGCGACGAACTGGCGCGCGCCTGCGGCCTGGAAGTCGGCGCGCGCGGCGGCATTGCCGTCGACAACCACTGCCGCACCTCCGACCCGGACATCTACGCAATCGGCGAATGCGCGCTGTGGGACGGCAAGATCTACGGCCTGGTGGCGCCCGGCTACGACATGGCCCGCGTGGCCGCGCGCCACCTGCGCGGCGAAGCGGCCGAGTTTGGCGGCGCCGACATGAGCACCAAGCTCAAGCTGATGGGCGTCGACGTGGCCAGCATCGGCGACCCGCACGGCACCGTGCCGGGCGCGCGCATCTACCAGTTCAGCGACGACCGCAAGGAGGTCTACAAGAAGCTGGTGGTGTCCGACTGCGGCAAGTACCTGCTGGGCGGCGTGCTGATCGGCGATGCCAGCGAGTACGGCACGCTGCTGCAGATGATGCTGAACAAGATCGAGCTGCCCGAGTCGCCCGAGTTCCTGATCCTGCCGGACAGCAGCGGCAAGGCCAAACCGGCGCTGGGCGCCGACGCCCTGCCCGACACCGCGCAGATCTGCTCGTGCAACAACGTCTCGAAGGGCGAGATCTGCGCCGCCGTCTGCGACGGCTCGACCAGCATCGGCGCGCTCAAGAGCTGCACCAAGGCCGGCACCGCCTGCGGCGGCTGCGTGCCGCTGGTGACGCAGATCATGAAGGCCGAGATGAAAAAGCAAGGGATGGCGGTCAACAACCACCTTTGCGAGCACTTCCCGTTCTCGCGCCAGGAGCTCTACCACCTGGTGCGCGTGGGCAAGTTCAAGACCTTCGACGCGCTGCTGGAAGCGCATGGCAGCGGCATGGGTTGCGACATCTGCAAGCCCACCGTGGGCAGCATCCTGGCCTCGTGCTGGAACGAGTTCGTGCTGAAGGAAGAGCACGCCAGCCTGCAGGACTCCAACGACTACTACCTCGCCAACATCCAGAAGGACGGCACCTACTCGGTGGTGCCGCGCATGCCGGGCGGCGAGGTCACGCCCGAAGGCCTGATCGCCGTCGGCCAGGTCGCCAAGAAGTACGGCCTCTACACCAAGATCACCGGCGGCCAGCGCGTGGACCTGTTCGGTGCGCGTGCCGAGGAACTGCCCTATATCTGGGAAGAACTGATCGCGGCGGGCTTTGAATCCGGGCATGCCTACGGCAAGGCGCTGCGCACGGTGAAGTCGTGCGTGGGCTCGACCTGGTGCCGCTATGGCGTGGGCGATTCGGTCGGCCTCGCGATCGAACTGGAAAACCGCTACAAGGGCCTGCGCGCGCCGCACAAGATCAAGTTCGGCGTGTCCGGCTGCACCCGCGAATGCGCCGAGGCGCAGGGCAAGGACGTCGGCGTGATTGCCACCGACAAGGGCTGGAACCTGTACGTCTGCGGCAACGGCGGCATGAAGCCGCGCCATGCCGAACTGCTGGCGAGCGACCTCGACCACGACACGCTGGTGCGCTACATCGACCGCTTCCTGATGTTCTACGTGCGCACCGCCGACCGGCTGCAGCGCACCAGCGTCTGGCGCGACAACCTCGAAGGCGGCCTGGACTACCTGAAGGCCGTGGTGCTCGACGACAAGCTCGGCATCGCCGCAGAGCTGGAAGCCGAGATGCAGCACGTGGTCGACACCTATGAAGACGAGTGGAAGAAGGCCGTGACCGACCCCGAGACGCGCAAGCGCTTCCGCCATTTCGTCAACAGCGACCGCCGCGACGACAACCTGGTCTTCATCGAAGAGCGCGGCCAGATCCGCCCGGCAACGCCGGAGGAACGGAACTTGCAGCGCTCCCGGCTGAGCCACATTCCCGTGGTGTCCATGCCCGCGAAAGCCGCCTGA
- a CDS encoding MFS transporter, producing MTGKATRIELLSLSTPQMRAFHLTWMAFFVCFFAWFACAPLMPVLKGEFGLSAGQIANINIAAVAVTILVRLVIGPMCDRFGPRKTYTGLLALGALPVLGVALAQNYETFLVFRLLIGAVGASFVITQYHTSVMFAPNVVGTANATTAGWGNAGGGAAQALMPLVLAAVLMLGADHAFGWRIALLVPGVLMLVMAVVYYRFTQDCPEGNYSDLRARGIEISGKDGGKGGGGWASFRAASANYRVWLLFITYGACFGVEIFIHNIAAMYYVDRFGLSLKAAGMAAASFGLLALFARALGGWLSDKAARRRGLDARATLLFVLILGEGLGLLWFAQAGNVAMAVVAMLLFGLFTHMACGATYALVPFIDRKALGGVAGIIGAGGNVGAVAAGFLLKSLGNVQQTLTVLGVLATIAALCAIAIRFSAEHKAREQALYDSALAS from the coding sequence ATGACCGGCAAAGCCACCCGCATCGAGCTGCTGAGCTTGAGCACTCCGCAGATGCGCGCCTTCCACCTGACCTGGATGGCGTTCTTCGTGTGTTTCTTCGCGTGGTTTGCCTGCGCGCCGCTGATGCCGGTGCTCAAGGGCGAGTTCGGCCTGAGCGCCGGCCAGATCGCCAACATCAATATCGCCGCGGTCGCGGTGACGATCCTGGTGCGCCTGGTGATCGGCCCGATGTGCGACCGCTTCGGCCCGCGCAAGACCTACACCGGGCTGCTGGCGCTGGGCGCGCTGCCGGTGCTGGGCGTCGCGCTGGCGCAGAACTACGAGACCTTCCTGGTATTCCGGCTGCTGATCGGCGCGGTCGGCGCCAGCTTCGTAATCACGCAGTACCACACCTCGGTGATGTTCGCGCCCAACGTGGTCGGCACCGCCAACGCGACCACGGCCGGCTGGGGCAACGCCGGCGGCGGCGCCGCGCAGGCGCTGATGCCGCTGGTGCTGGCCGCGGTGCTGATGCTGGGCGCGGACCACGCGTTCGGCTGGCGCATCGCGCTGCTGGTGCCGGGCGTGCTGATGCTGGTGATGGCCGTCGTCTACTACCGCTTCACCCAGGACTGCCCGGAAGGCAATTACTCGGACCTGCGCGCGCGCGGCATCGAGATCAGCGGCAAGGACGGTGGCAAGGGTGGCGGTGGCTGGGCCAGCTTCCGCGCCGCCAGCGCCAACTACCGCGTGTGGCTGCTGTTCATTACCTACGGTGCCTGCTTCGGCGTCGAGATCTTCATCCACAACATCGCCGCGATGTACTACGTCGACCGCTTTGGCCTGAGCCTGAAGGCCGCCGGCATGGCCGCCGCGAGCTTCGGCCTGCTGGCGCTGTTTGCCCGCGCACTGGGCGGCTGGCTGTCGGACAAGGCGGCGCGCCGCCGCGGCCTGGATGCGCGCGCCACGCTGCTGTTCGTGCTGATCCTGGGCGAAGGCCTGGGCCTGCTGTGGTTCGCGCAGGCTGGCAACGTCGCCATGGCGGTGGTGGCGATGCTGCTGTTCGGCCTGTTCACCCACATGGCCTGCGGCGCGACCTACGCGCTGGTGCCCTTTATCGACCGCAAGGCGCTGGGCGGCGTGGCCGGGATCATCGGCGCGGGCGGCAACGTCGGCGCGGTAGCCGCGGGCTTCCTGCTGAAGAGCCTGGGCAACGTGCAGCAAACGCTGACGGTGCTGGGCGTGCTGGCCACCATCGCCGCGCTGTGCGCGATCGCCATCCGCTTCAGCGCCGAGCACAAGGCGCGCGAACAGGCGCTGTACGACAGCGCGCTGGCCAGCTGA
- a CDS encoding winged helix-turn-helix transcriptional regulator produces MLHGIMTTNASDPRTCSIASTLSLIGEKWTILILRDVFHGVTRFDDFLRRLECSPAVLSARLRTLTDAGLLRKVGYREPGERERFEYRPTRAAVDLLPVLVGLMQWGDCHMAPDGGPVEIRSRANGKLVRAALVDEDGAEVSPRDMQVIPVQKRAGG; encoded by the coding sequence ATGCTTCACGGCATCATGACCACCAATGCGTCCGATCCCCGCACTTGCTCGATCGCCTCCACGCTGTCGCTGATCGGCGAAAAGTGGACGATCCTGATCCTGCGCGACGTTTTCCACGGCGTGACGCGCTTCGACGACTTCCTGCGCCGGCTGGAATGCTCGCCGGCGGTGCTGTCGGCGCGGCTCAGGACGCTGACCGATGCCGGGCTGCTGCGCAAGGTCGGCTACCGCGAGCCCGGCGAACGCGAACGCTTCGAGTACCGCCCCACCCGCGCCGCGGTGGACCTGCTGCCGGTGCTTGTCGGGCTGATGCAATGGGGCGACTGCCACATGGCGCCCGACGGCGGCCCGGTCGAGATCCGCTCGCGCGCGAATGGTAAGCTGGTGCGCGCCGCGCTGGTCGACGAAGACGGTGCCGAGGTGTCGCCGCGCGACATGCAGGTCATCCCGGTGCAAAAGCGCGCCGGCGGCTGA
- a CDS encoding GNAT family N-acetyltransferase — protein MDLQDLARGGVTESWTAGRGTQVTLRRTRVQDGAALRAMVDGLSRESRYFRFLTGGRVVDEIVAGLAVPGDGGVALVVVAPGEDGSQAIVASAEYVVSGQVAEFAVVVADAWQGQGLGRRLIARLCELARAAGLQGLRGDVLSENRRMLAILQGLGFASRRNPQDSFLHEVSLALAQPARSPQRLPADWFSAR, from the coding sequence ATGGATCTCCAGGACTTGGCGCGCGGCGGCGTGACGGAAAGCTGGACGGCGGGACGGGGCACGCAGGTGACGCTGCGCCGGACCCGGGTTCAGGATGGCGCGGCGCTGCGCGCGATGGTGGACGGGCTGTCGCGGGAAAGCCGCTACTTCCGTTTCCTGACCGGCGGGCGCGTGGTGGATGAAATCGTCGCCGGCCTCGCCGTGCCCGGGGACGGTGGCGTGGCGCTGGTGGTGGTCGCGCCCGGTGAGGACGGCAGCCAGGCCATCGTCGCCAGCGCCGAATATGTCGTGTCCGGCCAGGTTGCCGAATTCGCCGTGGTGGTGGCCGATGCCTGGCAGGGCCAGGGGCTGGGCCGGCGCCTGATCGCCAGGCTGTGCGAGCTGGCGCGTGCGGCCGGCCTGCAGGGCCTGCGCGGCGACGTGCTGAGCGAGAACCGGCGCATGCTGGCGATCCTGCAAGGGCTGGGCTTTGCCAGCCGCCGCAATCCCCAGGACAGCTTCCTGCATGAAGTCTCGCTGGCGCTGGCCCAGCCGGCGCGCAGCCCGCAACGGCTGCCGGCAGACTGGTTCAGCGCGCGCTGA
- a CDS encoding EamA family transporter, whose protein sequence is MASLCIGTSFAKSLFSALGAQGTTALRVSFSALILLCVWRPWRMPLTRANARAIALYGAALGATNLLFYMSLRTIPLGLAIAIEFTGPLAVAVLSSRRAIDFLWIAFAVTGLLLLLPVGAAAGTLDPVGIGYALAAGVGWALYIVFGQMAGNAHGGQATSLGLTMAALVVLPFGLAHAGTAMFSPTLLLFGLAVGILSSAIPYSLEMVALKRLHRRTFGILLSMEPAMGALAGLVFLHEQLSTVQWLAIASIITASVGCTMTSRGKREA, encoded by the coding sequence ATGGCCTCGCTGTGCATCGGCACCTCGTTTGCCAAGAGCCTGTTCTCCGCGCTGGGCGCGCAGGGCACTACAGCGCTGCGGGTCAGCTTTTCCGCGCTGATCCTGCTATGCGTCTGGCGCCCGTGGCGCATGCCGCTGACACGCGCCAACGCGCGCGCGATCGCGCTGTACGGCGCGGCGCTGGGCGCGACCAACCTGCTGTTCTACATGTCGCTGCGGACCATTCCGCTGGGGCTGGCGATCGCGATCGAGTTCACCGGGCCGCTGGCGGTGGCGGTGCTGTCGTCACGGCGCGCGATCGATTTCCTGTGGATTGCCTTTGCCGTGACCGGGCTGCTGCTGTTGCTGCCGGTCGGCGCTGCCGCCGGCACGCTGGATCCGGTCGGCATCGGCTATGCGCTGGCCGCGGGCGTGGGCTGGGCGCTGTATATCGTGTTCGGTCAGATGGCGGGCAACGCCCACGGCGGGCAGGCGACCTCGCTGGGGCTGACCATGGCGGCGCTGGTGGTGCTGCCGTTCGGCCTCGCGCATGCGGGCACGGCGATGTTCAGTCCGACGCTGCTGCTGTTCGGGCTGGCGGTCGGCATCCTGTCGAGCGCGATCCCCTATTCGCTCGAGATGGTCGCGCTCAAGCGCCTGCACCGGCGCACCTTCGGCATCCTGCTGAGCATGGAGCCGGCCATGGGCGCGCTCGCCGGGCTGGTGTTCCTGCATGAGCAGCTGAGCACGGTGCAGTGGCTGGCGATCGCCAGCATCATCACGGCCTCGGTCGGCTGCACCATGACTTCGCGCGGCAAGCGCGAAGCCTGA
- a CDS encoding Fur family transcriptional regulator yields the protein MERMTRQRGAVIDALREAGRPLSPAEILAAAQRQVPSLGLATVYRNLRALLDDAQVHAVELPGQADRYELAEEPGAVTHRHYFQCLTCDRVFPLEGCPGHLEEITPPGFVVEHHELTLLGRCPDCAGKPGKRRKAAARGH from the coding sequence ATGGAACGCATGACCCGTCAACGCGGCGCCGTGATCGACGCGCTGCGCGAAGCCGGCCGGCCGCTGAGCCCGGCCGAAATCCTGGCCGCGGCGCAGCGCCAGGTGCCGTCCCTGGGCCTGGCCACGGTCTATCGCAATCTTCGTGCCCTGCTCGACGACGCGCAGGTGCACGCGGTCGAATTGCCCGGCCAGGCTGACCGTTATGAACTGGCGGAGGAACCGGGCGCGGTGACGCATCGCCACTACTTCCAGTGCCTGACGTGCGACCGCGTGTTTCCGCTGGAAGGATGCCCCGGCCACCTGGAAGAGATCACGCCGCCCGGGTTCGTGGTGGAGCACCATGAACTGACGCTGCTGGGCCGCTGCCCGGATTGCGCAGGCAAGCCCGGCAAGCGGCGCAAGGCCGCGGCGCGCGGCCACTGA